Part of the Usitatibacter palustris genome, GAGGCGGGCGACAAGGTGATGGTGTGCCTGTCCGGCGGCAAGGACAGCTATGCGATGCTCGACCTGCTGATGCGCCTGCGCGAGAAGTCGCCCGTGCCCTTCGAGCTGGTCGCCGTGAACCTCGACCAGCGGCATCCGGGATTTCCCGAACACATCCTTCCCGAGTACCTCACCTCGCTCGGCGTTCCCTTCCACATCGAAGTGCAGGACACGTACAGCGTCGTGAAGCGCGTGATCCCCGAGGGCAAGACGATGTGCGGCCTGTGCTCGCGCCTGCGCCGCGGCGTTCTCTATCGCGTGGCCACAGAGCTCGGCGCCACGAAGATCGCGCTCGGCCACCATCGCGGCGACATCCTCGAGACCTTCTTCCTCAACCTCTTCCATGGCGGCTCGCTGAAGACCATGCCGCCCAAGCTCGTCTCCGACGACGGCAAGCACGTGGTGATCCGCCCGCTCGCCTACGTTGAAGAGGACGACCTCGAGGCCTACGCGGAGCTGCGCCAGTTCCCGATCATTCCCTGCGACCTGTGCGGCTCGCAGGAGCTCCTGCAGCGCCAGCAGGTGAAGTCGATGCTGCGCGAGTGGGAGAAGCAGACCCCGGGCCGCGTGGAGTCGATCTTCGGCGCGCTCTCCAACGTCGCGCCCTCGCACCTGCTCGACCGCGGCCTGTTCGACTTCTCCGCCGTGCGCCCCGGCGAACCCGCCGGCGGGGCCGCCGGAACCCCCGTCACCCTCCATCCGCGCACCCGTCCGGCTTCCTGAGAGTCCGTCGGACCCGGGACTTACGTCCAATAGCTTGCGCAGACGCGTTCTGTAGAGTGGTTGGCGCGCCTGGCGGGTGAAGCGGCCCATCTCGACCGTGCCAGCCGGCGAGCGAATTTCCTAGGGAGGAAATCAAAAATGAAAGCTGGCAAAAGACTTGTCTGTCTGATTGCCTGCGGCGCTTCGACCTTCACGCTGGCGGCGCAGGATCTCTCCGCCATCACGCAGGCCACCGCCACAGTCAATGATTGCGCGCGCGTCGTGAACGACGCCGCGAACGTCCCCGCACCCGCCGGGCATGCGGAGTCCGCCATGGCGGCACAAACGAACGCCAAGGTGACCGACCCCCAGCAGAAGCTCGTGATCGACCCCGTGCACGGCCAGTTCGCCGCGAAGATGCAGGGCGATGCGGCCCGTGTCGCCGATTGCGGTCCGAAGGCGCAGGCCGCCGTGGCCAAGGCCATGACCACGGTGCAGTCGGTCGCGCGGGTTCCGAACCTCTCGAAGGAAGACGCGACCGCGCTCGCGGCCGCCGTCGGCGAGATGCAGAAGGCCCAGGACGGCCTTCGCGACGCCGTCGTCAAGCTCAGCGGCGACGGTGCGAAGCGCGCGTACTTCACCACGGCACTCGGTCCGATGCTGGGAGCCAAGCCATGAGAACGACCACCTTCGCGAAGTGGCTGGGAGCCGCACTTCTCTCCCTGGCAACGGCGGCCGGCGCGCAAACCTGGACGCAGCTTCCGGGTGCGGCCAACGACATCGGCGTCGGGCCCACGGGTGAGGCCTGGGTCATCGGCACGGACAAGCCGTATCCGAA contains:
- the ttcA gene encoding tRNA 2-thiocytidine(32) synthetase TtcA gives rise to the protein MPDPRKSEFEAAKLAKRLRRLAGQAIGDYSMIEAGDKVMVCLSGGKDSYAMLDLLMRLREKSPVPFELVAVNLDQRHPGFPEHILPEYLTSLGVPFHIEVQDTYSVVKRVIPEGKTMCGLCSRLRRGVLYRVATELGATKIALGHHRGDILETFFLNLFHGGSLKTMPPKLVSDDGKHVVIRPLAYVEEDDLEAYAELRQFPIIPCDLCGSQELLQRQQVKSMLREWEKQTPGRVESIFGALSNVAPSHLLDRGLFDFSAVRPGEPAGGAAGTPVTLHPRTRPAS